From a region of the Dickeya poaceiphila genome:
- a CDS encoding dipeptide ABC transporter ATP-binding protein has translation MSLPLSLQHSPATPVLELEDVAIAYRDDDGERTVVEGVSFVIQPGEVVALVGESGSGKTTTAQAVIGLLAHNGRLTRGAIRLNGTEISRWSPSRLDSIRGRVVSLVPQDPGSSLNPVKTIGEQVDEILRLHQKSDRRSLRRQTLTLLTRVGLTKPELRASQYPHELSGGMKQRVLIAIAIALKPALIIADEPTSALDVTVQKRILDLLDELRRENNTAILFVTHDLRVAAERADRLLVFQKGYIQEQGPARQVLSAPQSQYARTLLANIPSLTHRPSRVAVNRPAAGQPMVQVEQLVQEFPLVGDHKQQFRAVDTVSFSVAPGTTHAIVGESGSGKTTTARLILGFQRPTAGRILIDGTDMTQLRGEALRQFRQTIQLVYQNPFSSLDPSQRLFDIVEEPLRNFNRHSRTERASRVHEMFERVALPASLLQRRPAELSGGQRQRVAIARALVLEPKVLVLDEAVSALDVTVQAQILRLLDELQASLGLTYLFISHDLAVVRQIADTVSVLYHGKQVESGPVERIFAQPAERYTQELIDAIPGQHHVS, from the coding sequence ATGAGCCTGCCGCTGAGTTTACAACACAGCCCGGCCACACCGGTGCTGGAGCTGGAAGACGTTGCTATCGCCTACCGTGACGATGATGGTGAACGCACGGTCGTGGAAGGGGTGTCCTTCGTCATTCAGCCCGGCGAAGTGGTGGCGCTGGTAGGAGAGTCCGGTTCCGGCAAAACCACCACGGCACAAGCGGTGATCGGCCTGCTGGCACACAACGGTCGCCTGACGCGCGGAGCCATTCGCCTCAACGGCACCGAGATTAGCCGGTGGTCGCCGTCACGACTGGACAGCATTCGTGGCCGGGTGGTCAGCTTGGTGCCGCAAGACCCCGGCAGTTCGCTCAACCCGGTAAAAACCATCGGCGAGCAGGTGGACGAGATTCTGCGGTTACACCAAAAAAGCGATCGCCGTAGCCTGCGCCGGCAAACGCTGACGCTGTTGACGCGCGTCGGGCTGACCAAACCTGAACTTCGCGCCAGCCAGTACCCGCACGAGCTCTCCGGTGGCATGAAACAGCGGGTGCTGATCGCTATCGCCATCGCCTTGAAACCGGCATTGATCATCGCCGACGAACCCACCAGCGCGCTGGATGTCACGGTGCAAAAACGCATTCTCGACCTGCTGGACGAACTGCGCCGGGAAAATAACACCGCCATTTTGTTCGTTACCCACGATCTCAGGGTGGCGGCCGAGCGTGCCGACCGCCTGCTGGTGTTCCAGAAAGGTTATATTCAGGAGCAGGGGCCAGCCCGACAGGTGCTGAGTGCGCCACAAAGCCAGTACGCCCGCACCCTGCTGGCCAACATCCCTTCGCTGACTCACCGTCCATCACGCGTGGCGGTGAACCGGCCTGCCGCCGGTCAGCCGATGGTACAGGTGGAACAACTGGTACAGGAGTTCCCACTGGTGGGAGACCATAAGCAGCAATTTAGGGCGGTGGATACGGTGTCGTTTAGCGTGGCCCCCGGCACCACCCACGCCATTGTCGGCGAATCCGGCTCCGGCAAGACCACTACCGCGCGCCTGATTCTTGGCTTCCAGCGCCCAACTGCCGGTCGCATTCTGATAGACGGTACCGACATGACGCAACTGCGCGGTGAAGCGCTACGTCAGTTCCGCCAGACCATTCAGTTGGTTTATCAAAACCCGTTTAGCTCACTCGACCCGTCGCAGCGGTTATTCGATATCGTGGAGGAACCGCTGCGCAACTTTAACCGCCACTCGCGCACAGAACGGGCCAGCCGGGTTCATGAGATGTTCGAGCGGGTGGCGCTGCCTGCCTCGCTACTGCAACGCCGTCCGGCAGAACTGTCCGGCGGCCAGCGTCAGCGGGTCGCCATCGCTCGCGCGCTGGTGCTTGAACCGAAAGTGCTGGTGCTGGACGAAGCAGTCTCGGCGCTGGATGTCACCGTACAAGCGCAAATCCTGCGCCTGTTGGACGAGTTACAAGCCTCGCTGGGGCTGACCTACCTGTTTATTTCCCACGATCTCGCGGTGGTGCGGCAGATAGCCGACACCGTTTCCGTGCTGTACCACGGCAAACAGGTGGAGTCCGGGCCGGTCGAGCGCATTTTTGCCCAACCGGCTGAACGTTATACCCAGGAGCTGATCGATGCGATTCCCGGTCAGCACCACGTCTCTTAA
- a CDS encoding ABC transporter permease — MASIQLEKITFPLLRKTPRLRRYATQPGLVLAWLVLLTVALWALFPSLFTHASPIEGVPGAQRLAPGGAYLLGTDQLGRDLYTRIVYGSAHSLSGAVVAVSLGLVLGSLLGLLAGAVGGKLDTVVMRSVDVLLAIPGLLLALSVIILLGFGNLNAAIAVGVTSVANFTRLVRAEVLRVRRSDYVEAAFGSGGTFFGVLWRHILPNSLTSVLAFAALQFGSAILALATLSFLGYGAPPPTPEWGLLIAEGRNYLATAWWLTTFPGLLVVAVVLATNRISQSIRRPTR; from the coding sequence ATGGCGAGCATTCAACTGGAAAAAATTACCTTTCCGCTGCTGCGCAAAACACCTCGTCTGCGCCGTTATGCCACGCAGCCCGGTCTGGTGCTCGCCTGGCTGGTACTACTGACGGTGGCGCTGTGGGCACTGTTCCCCAGCCTGTTTACCCATGCATCACCGATTGAGGGGGTGCCGGGCGCACAACGGCTGGCACCGGGTGGGGCGTACCTGCTAGGTACCGACCAACTGGGGCGAGACCTCTACACCCGTATCGTTTATGGCTCGGCGCATTCACTCTCCGGCGCGGTGGTCGCCGTCTCGCTGGGTTTGGTACTCGGCAGCCTGCTGGGGCTGCTGGCAGGCGCAGTGGGTGGAAAGCTGGATACCGTGGTGATGCGCAGCGTCGATGTGCTACTGGCTATTCCCGGTTTGCTGCTGGCGCTGAGCGTCATCATCCTGCTGGGGTTCGGCAATCTGAATGCGGCTATCGCGGTGGGCGTGACGTCGGTGGCGAATTTTACCCGGCTGGTGCGTGCGGAAGTGCTGCGCGTACGCCGCAGCGATTATGTTGAAGCGGCGTTTGGCAGCGGCGGCACCTTCTTTGGCGTGCTGTGGCGCCACATTCTGCCTAACTCGCTCACCAGCGTACTGGCATTCGCCGCATTGCAATTCGGCAGCGCGATTCTGGCACTCGCCACCCTGAGCTTTCTCGGCTACGGCGCACCACCGCCAACGCCGGAATGGGGATTGCTCATCGCCGAAGGCCGTAATTATCTGGCCACTGCCTGGTGGCTGACCACCTTCCCCGGCCTGCTGGTGGTCGCGGTGGTGCTGGCGACCAATCGCATCAGCCAGTCTATTCGGAGGCCAACGCGATGA
- a CDS encoding ABC transporter permease → MRIAYLATRLGHALLVLWAAFTLSFMLLQALPGDAVLIKFMNPELGLSASQIAQLRLAYGADVPLLTQYAASLSRLLHGDFGLSLQAGLPVSELLATNLPPTLLLAVLGFSVALLLAITLAFLSALAPFAWLRQLFQSVPSLLISIPTFWLGIVLIQVFSFRLGWISVINPGEWEGLVLPVLTLSVPIAAPIAQVLMRSIDQVLAQPFVAVARAKGLSRQSVLWRHVARNAVLPALTLAGLLLGELIAGALITETVFGRSGLGQLTQEAVNTQDASVLQAIVLISATAFVVVNLLVDLLYPLLDPRLKTALEV, encoded by the coding sequence ATGCGCATAGCGTATCTGGCGACACGCCTCGGACATGCACTGCTGGTGCTGTGGGCAGCATTTACCTTGTCTTTCATGCTGCTACAGGCACTGCCGGGTGATGCGGTGCTGATCAAATTCATGAACCCGGAGCTGGGGCTCAGCGCCAGCCAAATCGCACAATTGCGGCTGGCCTACGGTGCCGACGTGCCGTTGCTGACCCAGTATGCAGCGTCACTGTCACGCCTGCTGCACGGCGACTTTGGGCTGTCACTGCAGGCCGGGTTGCCCGTCAGCGAGTTACTGGCAACCAACCTGCCCCCCACCTTGCTACTGGCGGTGCTGGGGTTCAGCGTGGCGTTGCTGCTGGCGATCACGCTGGCGTTTCTCTCGGCGCTGGCGCCATTCGCCTGGCTGCGCCAGCTCTTTCAGTCTGTACCGTCGCTGCTGATATCCATCCCCACGTTTTGGCTCGGCATCGTATTGATTCAGGTGTTTTCCTTCCGGCTGGGCTGGATTTCGGTGATCAACCCCGGCGAATGGGAAGGACTGGTTTTGCCAGTCCTGACACTCTCCGTACCGATTGCCGCCCCGATTGCTCAAGTATTGATGCGCAGCATCGATCAGGTACTGGCACAACCGTTTGTGGCGGTGGCGCGCGCCAAAGGCCTGAGCCGTCAGAGTGTGTTATGGCGTCATGTGGCGCGCAACGCCGTGCTGCCTGCGCTGACGCTGGCAGGTCTGCTACTGGGCGAATTAATCGCTGGTGCACTCATCACTGAAACCGTATTTGGCCGCAGCGGGCTGGGGCAGTTAACACAGGAAGCGGTCAACACGCAGGACGCCAGCGTGTTGCAGGCCATCGTGCTGATTTCCGCCACCGCCTTTGTGGTCGTCAACCTGCTGGTCGACCTGCTCTACCCGTTGCTTGATCCGCGGCTGAAAACCGCATTGGAGGTGTGA
- a CDS encoding TIGR04028 family ABC transporter substrate-binding protein — MAADVSPKTGGTLIYLEQQPHTNLYPPAGGFYPNGGILNQITDKLTYQNPETLDIEPWIAASWTINADSTEYTFKLRPGVTFSDGTPLDANAVAKNFDTYGLGNKELNQPISEVINNYQRSEVIDPLTVKFYFKKPSPGFLQGTSAIGSGLVSLSTLARNFNQLGDATHIIGSGPFVVSSEKPGRELKLVARKDYHWAPVSFAHQGRPYLDGITYLVTPEDSVRIGALVSGQADFIRQIQAYDEQRVQSEGIRIYAAPTRGVNNSINFRPDNPLVADIRVRQALSDATNPKEIIQTLYSNNYPQATSVLAKTAAGYINLSDKLTFDPAAAARLLDDAGWKIGAQGIRQKDGQSLVLTAYESPPQPQNKEMLQLVAQQWAKVGVKLNVLAGDASTKTVDSLDPLKTGVSPGMVGRADPDVLKSQYYPTLRNVLLQKGGASDKVQTFEDSHLNTLLDGIASATDRSKRLELVGEVQNYLIDKAYVIPIFEEPQVFAGRASTKGIGFEAVGRPSFYNTWLDK; from the coding sequence ATGGCTGCTGATGTCTCGCCAAAAACCGGCGGGACATTGATTTATCTGGAACAACAACCACACACCAATTTGTATCCGCCCGCAGGCGGTTTTTATCCTAATGGCGGTATCCTCAACCAAATTACCGATAAGCTGACGTATCAGAACCCGGAAACGTTGGACATCGAACCCTGGATCGCAGCATCCTGGACCATCAACGCCGACAGCACCGAATACACATTCAAGTTACGCCCCGGCGTCACCTTCTCTGACGGCACACCGCTGGATGCCAACGCCGTCGCTAAAAATTTCGACACCTACGGGCTGGGTAACAAAGAACTCAACCAGCCGATTTCCGAAGTCATCAACAACTATCAGCGCAGCGAAGTTATCGACCCGCTGACGGTGAAGTTCTACTTCAAAAAACCGTCGCCCGGCTTCCTGCAAGGCACCTCTGCTATCGGCTCTGGCCTGGTGTCGCTGAGTACACTGGCCCGCAATTTTAACCAGTTGGGCGATGCCACCCACATCATCGGCTCCGGCCCGTTTGTGGTCAGCAGTGAAAAACCGGGGCGCGAACTGAAACTGGTGGCACGTAAGGATTACCACTGGGCACCGGTAAGTTTCGCACATCAGGGCCGCCCTTATCTGGATGGCATCACCTATCTGGTGACGCCGGAAGACAGTGTGCGCATTGGCGCGCTGGTCTCCGGTCAGGCGGATTTTATCCGTCAAATTCAGGCCTATGACGAACAACGAGTGCAGAGTGAGGGTATCCGGATCTACGCCGCCCCGACCCGCGGGGTGAATAACAGTATCAACTTCCGCCCGGATAATCCGCTGGTGGCGGATATCCGCGTGCGTCAGGCACTGAGCGACGCCACTAACCCGAAAGAAATCATCCAGACGCTGTATTCCAATAACTACCCACAAGCCACCTCGGTACTGGCGAAAACCGCCGCTGGTTACATCAACCTGTCCGATAAGCTGACGTTCGACCCAGCCGCCGCCGCCCGTCTGCTGGACGACGCGGGTTGGAAAATCGGTGCGCAGGGCATCCGACAGAAAGACGGCCAATCGCTGGTGTTAACCGCCTACGAATCACCGCCGCAGCCGCAGAACAAAGAGATGTTGCAACTGGTGGCGCAGCAGTGGGCCAAAGTGGGCGTGAAACTGAACGTACTGGCAGGTGATGCGAGCACCAAAACCGTTGACAGTCTTGACCCACTGAAAACCGGCGTATCGCCGGGCATGGTGGGCCGAGCGGACCCGGATGTGCTGAAAAGCCAGTATTACCCCACCTTGCGCAATGTGCTGCTGCAAAAGGGCGGAGCCAGCGACAAGGTACAAACCTTTGAAGACAGCCACCTTAATACCCTGTTGGACGGCATCGCCTCCGCGACGGATCGCAGCAAACGGCTGGAACTGGTCGGCGAAGTACAGAACTACCTGATCGATAAGGCATACGTGATTCCGATTTTTGAAGAGCCGCAGGTGTTCGCCGGTCGCGCCAGCACGAAAGGCATAGGCTTTGAGGCGGTGGGCCGCCCCAGTTTCTACAACACCTGGCTGGATAAGTAA
- the bhsA gene encoding multiple stress resistance protein BhsA produces MNAIKNIAVVIALATVSFGSFAATEVQQSASQSVGSVSATANTLDGLQATLSEKADAAGAKSFRIISATGNDNQLRGVAEIYN; encoded by the coding sequence ATGAACGCTATCAAAAATATTGCTGTAGTTATCGCACTGGCTACCGTTTCTTTCGGCTCTTTCGCGGCGACTGAAGTACAGCAGTCTGCCAGCCAGTCTGTCGGCTCTGTCAGCGCCACAGCGAATACGCTGGACGGCCTGCAGGCTACGCTGTCTGAAAAAGCGGATGCCGCCGGTGCCAAATCATTTCGCATCATCTCCGCGACCGGCAACGACAACCAACTGCGTGGCGTAGCAGAAATCTATAACTGA
- a CDS encoding valine--pyruvate transaminase produces the protein MNFSRFGNKFTRHAGITQLMDDLNDGLRTPGAIMLGGGNPAHIPAMDDYFQQLCRDLLEQGKLTDALCNYDGPQGKDVLLHSLSGLLREQFGWEIGPQNIALTNGSQSAFFYLFNLFAGRTDDGQRRRVLFPLAPEYIGYADSGLDEDMFVSVRPQIELLAEGQFKYHVDFEQLHITDDIGMICVSRPTNPTGNVLTDEELLHLDALAHEHQIPLVIDNAYGVPFPGIIFSDATPLWNPNIILCMSLSKLGLPGSRCGIVIGSEQVIEALGNMNGIVSLAPGSIGPVLAHEMIQRGDLLRLSNDVVRPFYRQRVEQTIAIIRRYLSPEVCLIHKPEGAIFLWLWFKDLPITTEVLYQRLKQRGVLMVPGHYFFPGLEQKWPHVHQCLRMNYVPEPDKIEQGVAILAEEVERARQEGGA, from the coding sequence ATGAACTTTTCCCGTTTTGGCAACAAATTTACCCGCCATGCTGGCATTACCCAACTGATGGACGACCTGAATGACGGGCTGCGCACCCCCGGCGCCATCATGCTGGGCGGCGGCAATCCGGCCCATATCCCGGCCATGGATGACTACTTTCAGCAGTTGTGCCGTGACCTGCTGGAGCAAGGAAAATTGACCGATGCGTTGTGCAACTATGATGGCCCACAAGGTAAAGATGTACTGCTGCATTCCCTCTCCGGCCTGCTGCGCGAACAGTTCGGCTGGGAGATTGGACCACAGAATATTGCACTGACCAACGGCAGCCAGAGTGCGTTTTTCTACCTGTTTAATTTGTTTGCCGGGCGTACCGACGACGGTCAGCGCCGCCGGGTGCTGTTCCCGCTGGCACCGGAATACATCGGCTACGCCGATTCCGGGCTGGATGAGGACATGTTTGTCTCTGTTCGCCCCCAGATAGAGCTGTTAGCGGAAGGGCAATTCAAATACCACGTTGATTTCGAGCAACTGCACATCACCGATGATATCGGCATGATTTGCGTCTCGCGGCCCACCAACCCCACCGGCAACGTGCTGACTGACGAAGAACTGCTGCATCTGGATGCGCTGGCCCACGAACACCAGATTCCGCTGGTGATCGACAATGCTTATGGCGTGCCGTTCCCCGGCATCATCTTTAGCGATGCCACACCGCTGTGGAATCCGAACATTATTCTGTGTATGAGCCTGTCCAAGCTGGGCTTGCCCGGTTCCCGCTGCGGTATCGTGATCGGTTCTGAGCAGGTGATCGAAGCACTCGGCAACATGAACGGCATCGTCAGTCTGGCACCCGGCTCCATCGGCCCGGTGCTGGCGCACGAGATGATTCAGCGCGGTGACCTGCTGCGGCTGTCCAACGATGTGGTCAGGCCGTTCTACCGCCAGCGGGTGGAGCAGACCATCGCCATCATTCGTCGTTATCTGTCGCCGGAAGTGTGCCTGATCCACAAACCGGAAGGCGCGATTTTCCTGTGGCTGTGGTTCAAAGACCTGCCTATCACCACCGAGGTGCTGTATCAGCGGCTGAAACAACGCGGCGTACTGATGGTGCCCGGTCATTACTTCTTCCCCGGTCTGGAACAGAAATGGCCGCACGTTCACCAGTGCCTGCGCATGAACTATGTGCCGGAGCCGGATAAAATCGAGCAGGGCGTCGCCATTCTGGCCGAAGAGGTGGAGCGGGCGCGACAAGAAGGCGGCGCCTGA
- a CDS encoding aldose 1-epimerase family protein, which yields MKNVLAISIALALVSWQASAQTFVLTDAETSTEKGNWQINSDMLKIKDQHFSIEQKVLHGGRQEGSKTLTITSPNGLQITLSPTRGMDLLHVTGKNIRLGWDSPVDEVVNPNTITLESRNGLGWLEGFNEMMVRCGYEWTGHPVTSDGMIYTLHGRAGNTPASKVVVDVSDKAPYTITVRGLLKENSFKKSNLETWTELRYVPGSESFTIHDVLTNKSDYVRDYQIIYHSNFGTPILEEGARFLAPVKEISPFNDYARAGLKSWQTYKGPTKGFDEMVFNMTPYADKEGKTLAALVNRAGDKGVSIAFDTHQLPLLTLWKNTDTQKQGYVTGIEPGTSYAYPVTIERQQGRVKKLQPGQSTTFELTYSLLSSPAAVQQTEQKVKAIQGDRTTTLTEKPIAVE from the coding sequence ATGAAAAATGTTCTGGCAATAAGTATCGCTCTGGCGCTGGTTTCCTGGCAGGCATCGGCACAAACCTTTGTGCTGACAGACGCTGAAACCAGCACCGAAAAAGGAAACTGGCAAATTAACAGCGACATGCTGAAGATCAAGGATCAGCACTTCAGCATCGAGCAAAAAGTGCTGCACGGCGGACGTCAGGAAGGCAGCAAAACCCTCACCATCACCAGCCCGAACGGGTTGCAAATCACCCTGAGTCCAACCCGCGGTATGGATTTGCTGCATGTGACCGGTAAAAACATCCGGCTGGGCTGGGATTCCCCGGTGGATGAAGTGGTCAACCCGAACACCATTACACTGGAAAGCCGTAACGGGCTGGGTTGGCTGGAGGGTTTCAATGAGATGATGGTGCGCTGCGGCTATGAGTGGACCGGGCATCCGGTCACCAGCGACGGCATGATCTATACCCTGCATGGTCGTGCCGGCAATACGCCGGCGTCAAAAGTGGTTGTGGATGTCAGCGACAAAGCGCCTTACACCATCACGGTGCGCGGCTTGCTCAAGGAAAACAGCTTTAAGAAATCCAACCTCGAAACCTGGACTGAACTGCGCTACGTACCGGGGAGCGAGTCGTTTACCATTCATGACGTGCTGACCAATAAGTCAGATTACGTGCGTGATTACCAGATTATCTACCACAGCAATTTCGGTACCCCGATTCTGGAAGAAGGGGCACGTTTCCTGGCACCGGTGAAAGAGATTTCACCGTTTAATGACTACGCCAGGGCCGGTCTGAAAAGCTGGCAGACCTATAAAGGCCCGACTAAAGGCTTCGACGAGATGGTGTTTAACATGACGCCATACGCAGATAAAGAAGGCAAGACGCTGGCCGCGCTGGTCAATCGTGCGGGTGATAAAGGGGTGTCCATCGCCTTTGATACCCATCAGTTGCCGCTGCTGACGCTGTGGAAAAACACCGACACTCAGAAACAGGGCTACGTCACGGGCATCGAGCCTGGCACCAGCTACGCCTATCCGGTCACCATTGAACGCCAGCAAGGGCGGGTGAAGAAGCTACAACCTGGCCAGAGCACCACCTTCGAGCTGACCTACAGCCTGTTGAGCAGCCCGGCGGCAGTACAACAAACCGAGCAGAAAGTGAAAGCGATTCAGGGTGATCGCACCACCACGCTGACCGAAAAACCGATTGCGGTGGAGTAA
- the ghrB gene encoding glyoxylate/hydroxypyruvate reductase GhrB — MKPEVILYKKIPDDLRQKLEQYATVSVFDGLPPIDHPILARAEGLIGAGHTVSREYLSHLPKLRAVSTVSVGYDNIDLATLNEKKAVLMHTPTVLTETVADTVLTLMLMTARRAQESAERVKAGEWTHNIGEDWYGIDVHHKTIGILGMGRIGLAVAQRAHFGFGMPVLYNARRRHDAAETRFNARYCDLDTLLAESDFLCITLPLTPETHHLIGKAQLAKMKSSAILINIGRGPVVDEQALIEALTNGTLHAAGLDVFEKEPLSMDSPLLTLPNVVALPHIGSATHETRYNMAACAVDNLIAALSGDVKENCVNPDVLK; from the coding sequence ATGAAACCTGAAGTCATCCTGTACAAAAAGATCCCTGACGATTTACGCCAAAAACTGGAGCAATACGCTACCGTTTCGGTTTTTGATGGCTTGCCCCCCATCGACCATCCGATACTGGCGCGTGCAGAAGGGTTGATTGGGGCCGGGCATACCGTTAGCCGGGAGTATCTGTCTCACCTGCCGAAATTGCGCGCGGTATCTACGGTTTCGGTCGGTTACGACAATATTGACCTTGCGACGCTGAATGAGAAGAAAGCGGTGCTGATGCATACCCCGACGGTATTGACCGAAACGGTGGCGGATACCGTGCTGACGCTGATGCTGATGACCGCTCGTCGGGCGCAGGAATCCGCCGAGCGAGTGAAGGCCGGCGAGTGGACGCACAACATCGGTGAAGATTGGTACGGTATTGATGTTCACCACAAAACCATCGGCATTTTGGGTATGGGGCGTATCGGTCTGGCGGTGGCGCAGCGGGCGCACTTCGGTTTCGGGATGCCGGTGCTCTATAACGCCCGTCGTCGTCATGACGCGGCAGAAACGCGTTTCAATGCCCGCTATTGTGATCTCGACACCCTGCTGGCGGAGTCGGATTTTCTGTGCATTACCCTGCCATTGACGCCGGAAACCCACCATCTGATCGGCAAGGCGCAACTGGCGAAAATGAAATCCAGCGCGATTCTGATCAATATCGGTCGCGGCCCGGTGGTGGATGAGCAGGCGCTAATCGAGGCATTGACCAATGGCACTCTGCACGCCGCCGGTCTGGATGTGTTTGAGAAAGAACCGCTGTCGATGGACTCGCCGCTGTTGACGCTGCCGAATGTGGTCGCACTGCCGCACATCGGTTCCGCCACTCATGAAACCCGCTACAACATGGCGGCCTGCGCAGTAGATAACCTGATAGCCGCGCTCAGTGGTGACGTTAAAGAGAACTGCGTCAATCCGGACGTGCTGAAGTAG
- a CDS encoding N-acetyltransferase: protein MIRPYQPQDLEPLVRLWRESTTLAHPFISPRYWQESEELVRGHYIPHSQTWVYESEQGIGGFISVMDQRLVGALFVHHSLYGQGVGAALMQHIQHRFPALTLEVYQQNSRACAFYRKQGFVVVQENDQHETQSRLLIMHWQDQALLASVIP from the coding sequence GTGATCCGACCCTACCAGCCGCAAGACCTGGAGCCGTTGGTGCGGTTATGGCGGGAAAGCACCACGCTGGCGCATCCGTTTATCTCACCGCGCTATTGGCAGGAAAGCGAAGAGCTGGTGCGCGGACATTACATTCCCCATTCGCAAACCTGGGTTTATGAGAGCGAGCAGGGCATCGGCGGCTTTATCAGTGTGATGGATCAGCGTCTTGTCGGGGCGCTGTTTGTCCATCATAGCCTGTACGGTCAGGGTGTAGGCGCGGCGTTGATGCAGCATATTCAGCACCGTTTTCCGGCGCTCACGCTGGAGGTGTACCAGCAGAACTCGCGCGCCTGCGCGTTTTACCGCAAGCAGGGGTTTGTGGTGGTGCAGGAGAATGACCAGCATGAAACCCAGTCACGCTTACTCATCATGCACTGGCAGGATCAGGCGTTACTGGCCTCAGTAATCCCCTGA
- a CDS encoding DNA-3-methyladenine glycosylase I has product MTRCGWVTQDRLYQDYHDNEWGKPCTDSRALFELLCLEGQQAGLSWITVLKKREHYRHCFHGFDPHRVTAMADDDVDRLVLDPGIIRHRGKIEAIIRNARAWLAMQQQGDDFAAFIWSFVNHQPVINRPASLADVPAKTAVSDAMSKALKKRGFTFIGSTICYAFMQAAGLVNDHTTDCFCHASEAL; this is encoded by the coding sequence ATGACACGCTGTGGCTGGGTCACGCAGGACAGGTTGTATCAGGATTATCATGACAACGAATGGGGGAAACCCTGCACCGATAGCCGTGCGCTGTTTGAGTTGCTTTGCCTGGAAGGGCAGCAGGCCGGACTGTCGTGGATAACCGTGCTCAAAAAACGCGAGCACTACCGCCATTGTTTCCACGGATTTGATCCGCATCGGGTGACGGCCATGGCCGACGACGATGTGGATCGTCTGGTGCTGGACCCCGGCATCATCCGCCATCGTGGCAAAATTGAGGCGATTATTCGCAATGCCCGCGCCTGGCTGGCGATGCAACAGCAAGGGGATGATTTTGCCGCGTTTATCTGGTCTTTCGTCAACCATCAGCCGGTGATCAACCGCCCGGCGTCGCTGGCCGACGTCCCCGCAAAGACGGCGGTATCGGATGCGATGTCAAAAGCGCTGAAAAAACGTGGGTTTACCTTTATCGGCTCCACCATTTGTTACGCCTTTATGCAGGCCGCCGGACTGGTGAACGACCATACCACCGATTGTTTCTGTCATGCTTCGGAGGCGTTGTGA
- a CDS encoding sulfite exporter TauE/SafE family protein, which translates to MGIEWMLAYLALGAVVGFMAGLLGIGGGGIMVPVLTALFAAQGVETAHLVHLALGTSMAAIVITAISSLRTHHQHQAVLWPVVWRITPAILVGTFAATWLAALLPTRALAIFFSCFMAYVSLQMVLNIKPKPHRQLPGLPGMSLAGLTIGGISALVAIGGGSLTVPFLSWCNVRIQQAIGTSAAVGLPIALSGALGYMINGWSATGLPAFSVGYVSLPAVALISAVSFFTAPVGARLAHRLPVATLKKAFAGLLLLLSLKMLQTVFTG; encoded by the coding sequence ATGGGGATTGAGTGGATGCTGGCCTATCTGGCGTTGGGCGCCGTGGTGGGGTTTATGGCCGGATTACTGGGGATTGGCGGCGGCGGCATCATGGTGCCTGTGCTAACGGCGCTGTTTGCCGCACAAGGTGTAGAAACGGCGCATTTGGTACATCTGGCGCTGGGTACCTCAATGGCGGCGATTGTGATTACCGCCATCTCCAGCCTGCGTACCCACCATCAACATCAGGCGGTGTTGTGGCCGGTGGTGTGGCGCATCACGCCGGCGATTCTGGTCGGAACCTTTGCCGCTACCTGGCTGGCGGCGCTGTTGCCCACTCGTGCGCTGGCGATTTTCTTTTCCTGTTTTATGGCATATGTCTCGTTGCAGATGGTGCTGAACATTAAGCCCAAACCTCACCGTCAGTTGCCAGGCTTACCGGGTATGTCGCTGGCCGGGTTGACCATCGGCGGTATTTCCGCGCTGGTGGCGATTGGCGGCGGCTCACTCACCGTGCCGTTTCTGAGCTGGTGCAACGTGCGCATCCAGCAGGCTATCGGCACCTCGGCGGCGGTTGGGCTGCCGATCGCCCTCTCCGGCGCACTGGGTTACATGATAAACGGCTGGTCCGCTACCGGCCTGCCTGCGTTCAGCGTCGGTTACGTTTCGCTGCCGGCAGTGGCGCTGATCTCGGCAGTCAGCTTTTTCACCGCGCCGGTAGGCGCGCGTCTGGCGCACCGCTTGCCGGTCGCTACGCTGAAAAAGGCGTTTGCCGGGTTATTGTTGCTGTTAAGCCTGAAAATGCTGCAAACCGTGTTCACGGGGTGA